One stretch of Pigmentiphaga aceris DNA includes these proteins:
- a CDS encoding MaoC family dehydratase, with amino-acid sequence MPSDSAPSPAIPDLIYADPAVRDLSARVGHELGVSDWFVVTQTQVDMFAEATQDFQFIHVDPARARRDSPFGGTIAHGFLSLSLLSAMSFQVLPQIPGSIGINYGFDKVRFLTPVRVGTRVRGRFTLAALTPRTPTEFMTRYSVTVEIDAAERPALAAEWLTMTILKG; translated from the coding sequence ATGCCCAGTGATTCCGCCCCGTCACCTGCAATTCCAGATCTGATCTACGCCGACCCTGCCGTGCGCGATTTATCCGCCCGGGTAGGCCACGAGCTCGGCGTGTCCGACTGGTTTGTGGTCACCCAGACGCAGGTCGACATGTTTGCCGAAGCCACCCAGGACTTCCAGTTCATTCACGTTGACCCTGCACGTGCAAGGCGTGACAGCCCGTTCGGCGGGACCATCGCACACGGCTTTCTGTCGCTGTCCTTGCTCAGCGCGATGAGCTTTCAGGTGCTGCCGCAGATTCCGGGTTCGATCGGCATCAACTATGGCTTCGACAAGGTGCGCTTCCTGACGCCGGTTCGTGTGGGCACCCGCGTGCGCGGCCGTTTCACGTTGGCGGCACTGACACCCCGCACACCCACCGAATTTATGACCCGCTACAGCGTCACCGTTGAAATCGACGCCGCCGAGCGCCCCGCGCTGGCCGCCGAGTGGCTGACCATGACCATTCTGAAAGGATGA
- a CDS encoding AMP-binding protein has translation MQFHRGEAWTYAQTLSEVRQRAAALRDLGVKQGDRVLCWMGNGPDLLANWFAINYLGAVYVPLNTGLRGRPLEHVLENAQAALMLAHPALLPRLAEVAPGALRQVRTVGGTATATDIAGLDIAAFVTPPVAPDALLETDAPIEPWDVQSIMYTSGTTGMSKGVVTSYVQLYTMGPDAFDCMTAEDRCMICGPIFHCGSTLYVYAMLACGGSIAMVPEFRTAEFWDAIRDTGSTVVLLLGVMASFLLKQPPSPRDREHPLKKVFIVPFGEEAPNFRTRFGCDLYTVYNMTEIASPLHAGPGLTQAGLAGKPRPWFDLRVADAHDRSLPDGDVGELLIRSHRPWALFSGYYRNPEATVAAMRNGWFHTGDAFRRDADGNFYFVDRLKDVIRRRGENISSFELEGEICAHDSVHEAVVVAVPSEHSEDEVLAVITQVDGTTIDPAELITFLATRVPHYMVPRFIRIVKELPKTASGKLQKHVLRGEGLTTDSWDRERAGIRLQRERLA, from the coding sequence GTGCAATTTCACCGTGGCGAGGCATGGACCTACGCCCAGACCTTGAGCGAGGTACGTCAGCGCGCCGCCGCATTGCGCGACTTGGGCGTAAAGCAAGGCGACCGGGTCTTGTGCTGGATGGGCAATGGTCCCGACCTGCTGGCCAACTGGTTTGCGATCAATTACCTGGGCGCGGTTTACGTTCCGCTCAATACCGGGCTGCGCGGACGCCCGCTTGAACACGTATTGGAAAACGCCCAGGCTGCATTGATGCTGGCGCACCCGGCCCTGTTGCCGCGCCTGGCGGAAGTGGCACCGGGCGCGCTGCGGCAAGTGCGCACTGTCGGCGGCACTGCGACCGCAACCGATATCGCAGGCCTGGACATCGCTGCCTTCGTCACGCCCCCCGTGGCCCCCGATGCATTGCTGGAAACCGATGCGCCCATCGAACCCTGGGATGTGCAGTCGATTATGTACACCTCGGGCACCACCGGCATGTCCAAGGGCGTGGTCACGTCATACGTGCAGCTCTACACCATGGGCCCGGACGCCTTCGACTGCATGACCGCTGAAGACCGTTGCATGATCTGCGGCCCGATCTTCCATTGCGGCAGCACCTTGTATGTCTACGCCATGCTGGCCTGCGGCGGCTCGATTGCCATGGTGCCGGAGTTTCGCACCGCTGAATTCTGGGACGCCATCCGCGACACCGGCAGCACCGTAGTGCTGTTGCTGGGGGTCATGGCCAGCTTCCTGTTGAAGCAGCCACCCTCGCCCCGTGACCGAGAGCATCCGCTGAAGAAGGTGTTCATCGTGCCCTTTGGCGAAGAAGCGCCGAACTTCCGCACGCGTTTTGGCTGCGACCTTTATACCGTCTACAACATGACCGAAATCGCCAGCCCCTTGCATGCCGGGCCGGGACTGACCCAGGCAGGGCTCGCGGGCAAGCCCCGCCCCTGGTTTGATCTGCGCGTGGCTGATGCGCACGACCGCAGCCTGCCCGACGGCGACGTGGGCGAATTGCTGATCCGCTCGCATCGGCCGTGGGCCTTGTTCTCGGGCTATTACCGCAACCCCGAGGCAACCGTGGCCGCCATGCGCAACGGCTGGTTCCACACCGGCGATGCGTTCCGACGCGATGCGGATGGCAACTTTTATTTTGTGGACCGGCTGAAGGACGTGATTCGCCGCCGAGGCGAGAACATTTCATCTTTCGAGCTGGAAGGCGAAATCTGCGCCCACGACAGCGTGCACGAAGCCGTGGTGGTGGCAGTGCCCAGCGAGCACAGCGAAGACGAAGTGCTGGCAGTCATTACACAGGTTGACGGGACCACAATAGACCCGGCAGAGCTGATCACGTTCTTGGCCACACGCGTGCCGCATTACATGGTGCCGCGCTTCATTCGTATCGTGAAGGAACTGCCGAAGACGGCCAGTGGCAAACTGCAGAAGCACGTGCTGCGTGGCGAGGGACTGACCACGGACTCCTGGGACCGGGAACGCGCGGGAATCCGTCTACAACGTGAGCGTCTGGCTTGA
- a CDS encoding TetR/AcrR family transcriptional regulator, which produces MKIDAAATAPRTDGAGNIEILTAAAECFTEQGFHASSIDDVARRLGATKGRVYHYYRSKTDLFFDVHREGMRRNFDAVRPAMKLPGTGAVRLAHMLRHHALSMMENLAFETVVVQGVHMHRLGATTPAQRRTLAELMTIRNDFEALFKGVAYEGVEDGSLRIPDVSIAIKAALGAINWIAVWYRPRLGETRDDREILAEKLVDTQMSGLAART; this is translated from the coding sequence ATGAAAATCGACGCAGCGGCCACGGCCCCGCGCACCGATGGGGCCGGCAATATCGAAATTCTGACTGCGGCCGCCGAGTGCTTCACAGAACAAGGTTTTCACGCTTCCAGCATTGATGACGTGGCGCGTCGGCTGGGTGCCACCAAGGGCCGTGTCTACCATTACTATCGGTCCAAGACCGATCTGTTCTTCGATGTACATCGCGAAGGCATGCGGCGCAATTTCGACGCGGTGCGGCCGGCTATGAAACTGCCCGGCACGGGTGCCGTGCGGCTGGCGCACATGCTTCGGCATCACGCCTTGTCCATGATGGAAAACCTGGCTTTCGAGACGGTGGTGGTGCAGGGCGTGCACATGCATCGCCTGGGGGCGACCACGCCTGCGCAACGACGCACCTTGGCTGAACTGATGACCATCCGCAACGACTTCGAGGCGCTGTTCAAGGGGGTTGCCTACGAGGGCGTGGAAGACGGGTCGCTGCGCATTCCGGACGTATCTATCGCCATCAAGGCCGCGCTCGGCGCAATCAACTGGATTGCCGTGTGGTACCGGCCGCGTCTGGGTGAAACCCGCGATGACCGCGAGATTCTGGCGGAAAAGCTGGTGGATACCCAGATGTCGGGCTTGGCCGCGCGAACTTGA
- a CDS encoding SDR family NAD(P)-dependent oxidoreductase: MTTASQTTASSTQTEQRFDDRVAIVTGAGNGLGRNHALQLAARGARVVVNDFGGGRDGAGASTAAAQAVVDEIVAAGGQAIADGANVCDPDAVQAMAQRALDTWGRIDILINNAGILRDKSFAKMSADDFNAVVDVHLLGAANCARAVWPTMRAQEYGRILMTSSTSGVFGNFGQANYGAAKTALIGLMNVLHLEGLRYGIKVNALLPTAATRMTAELFDADSLRALDPSFVTPAALFLVGEAAPSRTALLAGAGTYARLAVVETEGVYLPPDQRTPEQIAAHFDEIASLDKILETPEGFAHVSRILTRAKQAEGRA, from the coding sequence ATGACCACTGCTTCCCAGACAACAGCTTCCTCAACCCAAACCGAGCAACGCTTCGACGACCGCGTGGCCATCGTCACCGGCGCGGGCAACGGCCTTGGCCGCAACCATGCGCTGCAACTTGCCGCGCGCGGTGCCCGCGTGGTGGTGAACGACTTTGGCGGGGGCCGCGACGGGGCTGGTGCATCGACGGCTGCCGCCCAGGCGGTGGTCGATGAAATCGTGGCGGCGGGTGGCCAGGCCATTGCCGATGGTGCCAACGTCTGCGACCCGGACGCCGTGCAGGCCATGGCCCAACGCGCGCTCGACACCTGGGGCCGCATCGACATCCTGATCAACAACGCCGGCATTTTGCGCGACAAGAGCTTCGCGAAAATGAGCGCCGACGATTTCAACGCCGTGGTGGACGTGCACCTGCTGGGTGCCGCCAATTGCGCCCGCGCCGTCTGGCCCACCATGCGCGCCCAGGAATACGGCCGCATTCTGATGACGTCCTCAACATCCGGGGTCTTCGGCAACTTCGGCCAGGCCAACTACGGCGCGGCCAAGACGGCCCTGATCGGCTTGATGAACGTGCTGCACCTGGAAGGTTTGCGTTATGGCATCAAGGTCAACGCTTTGCTGCCCACCGCCGCGACCCGCATGACGGCAGAACTGTTCGACGCCGACAGCCTGCGTGCGCTCGACCCGAGCTTCGTGACACCCGCCGCCTTGTTCCTGGTGGGCGAAGCAGCCCCCAGCCGCACCGCCTTGCTGGCAGGTGCCGGCACCTATGCCCGGCTTGCCGTGGTCGAGACCGAAGGCGTCTACCTGCCACCGGACCAGCGCACCCCCGAGCAGATCGCCGCCCATTTCGACGAGATTGCCAGCCTGGACAAGATTCTTGAGACACCCGAAGGCTTCGCCCATGTGTCGCGCATCTTGACGCGCGCCAAGCAGGCAGAGGGCCGCGCGTGA